One genomic region from Saprospiraceae bacterium encodes:
- a CDS encoding TonB-dependent receptor produces the protein MRWLVAIPFCLLFAIVLDAQIKGTVTSYSDGAPLIGVSISVKGTSIGTITDIDGQYDINAGANDILVFTYLGFTSIEESINGRSIIDAVLKEDVKTLEEVIVTGYGTQIKRDLTGNIAKIKAADFKDIPVSSLEGVLQGKAAGVQINAGTGKLGQAMQIRIRGNSSVSASNEPLYVVDGIPITTANLSSNGGGATNSIVDINPQDIESIEILKDASAAAIYGSRASNGVVLITTKKGKSGQTNVNLGIQYGKSKPTRKVDFFNSEQYLDYYRKAAANSDRIEQIDPADPDSYTSYMESFFDGVSIGTFGTPDQADTKWDELAYQDAPQKQIDLSIDGGNAKTRFFVSGQFLDQAGIMIGNNLQRMTGRINLDHEVSKILNIGFNLGLSRTLNKRLDGDNAFSNPQQIVALTPLSPLIDPTTGLRIGSPPGDIGQPLYYNPLLNLDGATFNTNVHRNLSNAYGVLKILPGLTFRSELGVDFLDQQEESYNNSITQRNTGFALGTGSNYFTRVENLNTNNYFSYIRGFGAHNINLTGGMSFQQSRQDFNSVTGTDFPSDAYTKIASAAKITAGTSTQTNFRFVSYFARANYKLSDKYLLGLSARVDGSSRFGADSRYGFFPAVSAGWIISEEGFLQNNNLISFLKLRGSYGRTGNAEIGNFPQLGLFQGDAGYGNKPGQRPSQLGNPDLQWETTDQVDVGLDFGLFHDRINGEIDIYQKKTDGLLLNVNVPASTGFSTLTKNVGKLENMGIELVLNSTIINGADFKWDLGFNFGLNKNKINDLQGQIIEGGVANMSRAMEGQPLSTYFTVEYAGADPSNGDALWYKNSMNADGTLDRSTTNSYNQAQRVVIGNALPKWIGGLTTNVSYKGFEFSMLWNTVQGNLVNFYGAGRFSSANGRFEDNQTVDQLNSWTPQNTKTNIPEARLFYNNGAQASSRFIEDGSFVRLRNATFGYNLPKGWLQNAKIKNARIYVTGLNLLTLTNYSGWDPEVNSDDFVTNVAQGYDFYSPPLPRSIIGGLSVKF, from the coding sequence ATGAGATGGCTGGTAGCCATTCCTTTTTGTTTATTATTTGCTATTGTACTGGATGCTCAAATAAAAGGCACGGTCACTTCTTACAGTGATGGTGCACCTTTAATTGGGGTATCGATTTCGGTAAAAGGCACCTCGATAGGTACTATTACTGATATTGATGGACAGTATGACATCAATGCCGGAGCCAATGATATTCTGGTATTTACTTACCTCGGCTTCACGAGTATCGAAGAAAGTATCAATGGCCGATCCATCATTGATGCAGTACTTAAAGAAGATGTCAAGACTTTAGAGGAAGTCATTGTCACAGGTTATGGCACTCAAATCAAACGTGATCTCACTGGCAACATAGCCAAGATCAAAGCTGCTGACTTTAAAGACATCCCTGTTAGTTCTTTAGAAGGAGTGTTGCAAGGTAAAGCTGCCGGAGTTCAAATCAATGCTGGTACCGGCAAACTCGGCCAAGCCATGCAAATTCGTATCCGGGGTAATTCATCAGTATCTGCATCAAATGAACCTCTGTATGTGGTCGATGGTATCCCAATCACGACCGCCAATCTTTCAAGCAATGGGGGAGGAGCGACCAACTCGATTGTAGATATCAACCCTCAGGATATTGAGTCTATTGAAATATTAAAAGATGCTTCTGCTGCCGCCATTTATGGATCAAGAGCTTCTAATGGTGTAGTCCTCATCACGACTAAAAAAGGCAAATCAGGTCAAACTAATGTAAATCTGGGTATTCAATATGGTAAAAGCAAGCCTACCCGGAAGGTTGACTTTTTTAATTCTGAACAATATCTGGATTATTATAGAAAAGCAGCAGCCAATTCTGACCGGATAGAACAAATCGATCCGGCAGATCCGGATTCTTATACTTCTTATATGGAAAGCTTCTTTGACGGAGTCAGCATAGGTACCTTTGGTACTCCAGATCAGGCTGACACCAAATGGGACGAACTCGCCTATCAGGATGCCCCTCAAAAACAAATCGATTTGAGCATAGACGGTGGTAATGCCAAAACCCGGTTTTTTGTTTCTGGTCAGTTTTTGGATCAGGCAGGAATCATGATTGGCAATAATCTGCAGCGGATGACAGGCAGGATCAATTTGGACCATGAAGTGAGTAAAATACTGAACATCGGATTTAATCTTGGGCTCAGTCGTACTTTAAATAAGCGCCTGGATGGAGACAATGCCTTCTCCAATCCTCAACAGATCGTCGCGCTTACTCCACTGTCTCCACTGATTGATCCAACTACGGGCTTGAGGATAGGCTCTCCTCCCGGAGACATAGGCCAGCCACTTTATTATAATCCACTACTCAACCTCGACGGTGCTACTTTTAATACCAATGTACATCGAAACCTCAGCAATGCTTATGGAGTATTGAAGATATTGCCTGGTTTGACCTTCAGATCTGAATTGGGGGTAGACTTCCTCGATCAACAGGAAGAATCATACAATAATAGTATTACCCAGCGGAATACAGGTTTTGCTTTGGGCACTGGATCCAACTATTTTACCAGGGTCGAGAATCTGAATACAAACAATTATTTTAGTTATATCAGGGGCTTTGGGGCTCATAATATCAACCTCACAGGTGGTATGTCTTTTCAGCAATCCAGACAAGATTTTAACTCCGTGACAGGTACAGACTTTCCATCGGATGCTTACACTAAGATTGCGAGTGCAGCTAAAATCACCGCAGGTACTTCTACCCAAACTAATTTTCGTTTTGTTTCTTATTTCGCAAGAGCTAATTATAAACTATCGGATAAATATTTATTGGGTCTTAGCGCCAGGGTGGATGGCTCCTCAAGATTTGGAGCAGATAGCAGGTATGGTTTTTTCCCGGCTGTTTCCGCAGGGTGGATCATTTCTGAAGAAGGATTCCTTCAAAATAATAATCTGATAAGTTTTTTAAAGCTGAGAGGAAGTTATGGAAGGACAGGAAATGCTGAGATTGGCAATTTTCCTCAACTAGGATTATTTCAGGGAGATGCTGGATACGGCAATAAACCTGGTCAGCGCCCATCACAATTAGGGAATCCTGACCTCCAATGGGAGACTACTGATCAGGTAGATGTTGGACTTGATTTTGGCTTGTTTCATGACCGCATCAATGGAGAGATAGACATTTATCAGAAAAAAACGGACGGGCTTTTGTTGAATGTCAATGTTCCGGCAAGTACGGGTTTCTCAACTTTGACCAAAAATGTAGGAAAACTTGAAAACATGGGTATTGAGTTGGTATTGAACAGTACGATTATCAATGGTGCAGATTTTAAATGGGACCTTGGTTTCAATTTTGGACTCAACAAAAATAAAATCAATGATCTGCAAGGACAGATTATTGAAGGAGGAGTAGCCAATATGAGTCGGGCGATGGAAGGCCAGCCACTCAGCACTTATTTTACAGTCGAATATGCCGGAGCAGATCCATCCAATGGAGATGCATTATGGTATAAAAACTCTATGAATGCTGACGGCACTTTAGACAGAAGCACGACTAATAGCTATAATCAGGCCCAGCGGGTTGTTATCGGTAATGCACTCCCTAAATGGATCGGTGGACTTACCACCAATGTGAGTTATAAAGGTTTTGAGTTTTCAATGCTTTGGAATACTGTACAGGGCAATCTGGTCAATTTCTATGGCGCCGGACGCTTCAGTTCTGCCAATGGTCGATTTGAAGACAATCAGACTGTAGATCAGCTAAATTCCTGGACGCCTCAAAATACCAAAACCAATATTCCCGAAGCCAGGCTTTTCTACAACAACGGAGCACAGGCTTCAAGCCGATTTATTGAAGATGGCTCTTTCGTTCGACTCAGAAACGCCACCTTTGGATACAATCTGCCTAAAGGTTGGCTGCAAAATGCTAAAATTAAAAATGCAAGAATATATGTCACTGGGCTCAATTTGTTGACTTTGACCAATTATAGTGGATGGGATCCTGAGGTAAATTCTGATGACTTTGTTACGAATGTGGCGCAAGGATATGATTTTTATTCACCTCCGTTGCCACGATCGATCATTGGTGGACTGTCTGTAAAGTTTTAA
- a CDS encoding RagB/SusD family nutrient uptake outer membrane protein: protein MKKFIYISIIFLLVSCNKELNINPTQSIDEKNALSTPQDVKVTLIGAYDGLADGDVMGGGILYESEMVGDDREVVFRGTFSTLDEMWRKAMTAGNTQVLSSWRDAYVAINRANNVLSALDILSADERGQVEGEARFIRANAYLGLINLFAKGWGDGDNNANLGVPLVITPTRVVTETDDRPRASVAAIYAQIIEDLTKAQSLIPGSLDNNGFATKDAATAILARTYLIQGNFAGARDAANAVIQSGNHALADTYDQVFDEESGGFDGESIFKLIVTDQDGVNNLNTYFAPPAYAGRGDIVVQSKHTALYDATDTRGKFTIIASNRLYSRKHLNQFGDVNIVRLAEMYLIRAEANFRLNTSVGASPLVDINTLRSRAGAASLTQANLSLDKILLERKLELAFEGLLLQDVKRLKLAIGGLNPSDPKLILPIPQREIDTNKSLVQNSGY from the coding sequence ATGAAAAAATTTATTTATATCTCAATTATATTTTTGTTAGTCTCCTGTAATAAGGAATTGAATATCAATCCTACCCAATCCATTGATGAAAAAAATGCACTCTCTACACCTCAGGATGTCAAAGTGACCTTGATAGGGGCTTATGACGGCCTTGCCGATGGTGATGTGATGGGTGGCGGTATCTTATACGAAAGTGAAATGGTAGGAGATGATAGAGAGGTTGTTTTTAGAGGTACTTTTTCTACGCTGGACGAAATGTGGCGTAAAGCTATGACTGCTGGCAATACTCAGGTGTTGTCTTCCTGGCGGGACGCTTATGTAGCTATCAATAGAGCCAATAATGTCCTGTCTGCTTTGGATATTTTGTCGGCAGACGAAAGAGGCCAGGTAGAGGGAGAAGCAAGATTTATTCGAGCCAATGCTTACTTAGGGTTGATCAATCTTTTTGCCAAAGGCTGGGGCGATGGAGACAACAATGCAAATCTTGGAGTACCCCTTGTCATCACGCCCACACGTGTGGTCACAGAGACAGATGACCGTCCCAGAGCCAGTGTAGCAGCTATTTATGCTCAGATAATCGAAGATTTGACTAAAGCTCAATCTTTGATACCCGGCTCATTAGACAACAATGGTTTTGCCACCAAAGACGCAGCCACGGCTATATTGGCAAGGACCTATTTGATTCAAGGCAATTTTGCTGGGGCAAGAGACGCTGCCAATGCAGTGATCCAATCTGGCAATCATGCCCTCGCAGACACTTACGATCAGGTATTTGATGAAGAGTCTGGTGGATTTGATGGAGAAAGTATTTTCAAACTCATCGTCACAGATCAGGATGGAGTCAACAACCTTAATACTTATTTTGCACCACCAGCATATGCAGGTCGAGGGGATATAGTAGTACAATCTAAACACACTGCACTCTATGATGCTACTGATACCCGTGGAAAGTTTACCATCATAGCGTCTAATAGGCTTTACAGTCGTAAACATCTCAATCAGTTTGGAGATGTCAATATTGTAAGATTAGCAGAAATGTATTTGATTAGAGCCGAAGCCAATTTTAGACTGAATACCTCTGTAGGGGCCTCCCCCCTGGTGGATATCAATACTTTAAGATCTCGAGCCGGCGCTGCAAGTTTGACACAAGCTAATTTGTCACTCGATAAAATACTTTTAGAACGCAAACTTGAACTTGCATTTGAAGGGCTATTATTGCAAGATGTAAAGCGATTAAAATTGGCTATCGGAGGCTTGAATCCTTCAGATCCCAAATTGATTTTACCGATTCCACAGCGGGAGATCGATACCAATAAAAGCCTGGTCCAGAATTCAGGATATTAA